In one Chroicocephalus ridibundus chromosome Z, bChrRid1.1, whole genome shotgun sequence genomic region, the following are encoded:
- the FBXO4 gene encoding F-box only protein 4 isoform X1: MYTFVALKTCTQRTGVQVQSLIKYFNGKKKKKKKRLCHKSRVTTCLSAPPAPAHWVRGAVVTAAGLSAMAAGGVEERGGLEAAVRGGLRILRERWMRGTRERSGTAAFAGPPRPSLPEDVEEVSALQALPIDVQLNIMSFLSPQDLCHLGSTSCYWRATVQDPLLWRYFLLRDLPFWTSVDWKSLPDVEIFNKTFSEDSDNALYDYMAVYKKSCPQSRRSLKSSRPRYGAVASFLQSLVTQAEPRFAMFGPGLEELDNSLVQKMMTCPEILLVAGLLQRQIHGIGSGVSFQFNNNKKFNILTLYSTTSVERRRAREEQAVAVNKMFYQENSIVGNQQAMRYSVIAQVKKVCEVVDGFIYVANAEAHKKHDRQEELARILAMIDPALGPPNRPLLVLSCVSHIDVNRIPCVYMAHQLQLNLLRQPWMVQDTVAATLAGLMNGIEWLLEEVNCKNAQ; the protein is encoded by the exons ATGTATACTTTTGTTGCATTAAAAACATGCACTCAAAGAACTGGAGTACAGGTCCAAAGTCTAATCAAGTATTtcaacggaaaaaaaaaaaaaaaaaaaaaaagactgtgtcACAAAAGTAGGGTGACTACGTGTCTCTCAGCCCCGCCGGCGCCGGCGCACTGGGTCCGAGGGGCGGTGGTGACAGCAGCGGGACTCAGTGCCATGGCGGCTGGCGGAGTGGAGGAGCGGGGAGGTTTGGAGGCCGCAGTGCGGGGTGGCCTCCGCATCCTTAGGGAGCGATGGATGCGGGGGACCCGTGAACGCAGCGGTACCGCAGCGTTTGCGGGTCCCCCACGTCCATCGCTCCCGGAGGATGTGGAGGAGGTGAGTGCCCTGCAGGCGCTGCCG ATCGACGTGCAGCTGAACATCATGTCCTTCCTCTCACCCCAAGATCTGTGCCATTTGGGAAGCACGAGTTGTTATTGGAGGGCGACTGTGCAGGATCCGTTGTTGTGGAGGTATTTTCTCCTGAGGGATCTCCCCTTCTGGACATCAGTCGATTGGAAATCACTCCCAGATGTGGagatttttaataaaaccttttcaGAGGACAGTGATAATGCGCTGTATGATTACATGGCAGT ATATAAAAAAAGCTGTCCTCAGAGTAGAAGAAGTTTGAAATCAAGCCGCCCACGCTATGGGGCTGTCGCTTCCTTTTTGCAATCACTGGTCACTCAGGCAGAACCTCGCTTTGCGATGTTTGGTCCAGGTTTGGAAGAGCTGGACAACTCGTTAGTGCAAAAGATGATGACATGCCCAGAAATTCTGCTAGTAGCCGGCCTACTACAAAGACAAATTCATG GAATTGGATCAGGAGTCAGTTTTCAgtttaataacaataaaaaattcAATATTCTGACATTGTATTCCACTACCAG TGTGGAAAGGAGGAGAGCAAGGGAAGAGCAAGCTGTTGCTGTGAATAAGATGTTCTACCAAGAGAACAGCATAGTAGGGAATCAGCAAGCCATGCGCTACAGTGTCATAGCTCAAGTTAAAAAGGTGTGCGAAGTAGTTGATGGATTCATTTATGTTGCTAATGCAGAAGCTCATAAAA agCATGATCGTCAAGAGGAACTGGCTCGTATTTTGGCAATGATTGATCCAGCCCTTGGGCCTCCAAACAGACCTCTGCTAGTTTTGTCGTGTGTCTCTCACATTGATGTGAACAGAATTCCGTGTGTTTACATGGCACATCAGTTGCAACTAAATCTGCTACGTCAGCCCTGGATG gtgCAGGACACAGTAGCTGCAACTTTAGCTGGATTAATGAATGGAATTGAGTGGCTCCTGGAAGAAGTGAATTGTAAAAATGCACAGTAA
- the FBXO4 gene encoding F-box only protein 4 isoform X2: MSFLSPQDLCHLGSTSCYWRATVQDPLLWRYFLLRDLPFWTSVDWKSLPDVEIFNKTFSEDSDNALYDYMAVYKKSCPQSRRSLKSSRPRYGAVASFLQSLVTQAEPRFAMFGPGLEELDNSLVQKMMTCPEILLVAGLLQRQIHGIGSGVSFQFNNNKKFNILTLYSTTSVERRRAREEQAVAVNKMFYQENSIVGNQQAMRYSVIAQVKKVCEVVDGFIYVANAEAHKKHDRQEELARILAMIDPALGPPNRPLLVLSCVSHIDVNRIPCVYMAHQLQLNLLRQPWMVQDTVAATLAGLMNGIEWLLEEVNCKNAQ, encoded by the exons ATGTCCTTCCTCTCACCCCAAGATCTGTGCCATTTGGGAAGCACGAGTTGTTATTGGAGGGCGACTGTGCAGGATCCGTTGTTGTGGAGGTATTTTCTCCTGAGGGATCTCCCCTTCTGGACATCAGTCGATTGGAAATCACTCCCAGATGTGGagatttttaataaaaccttttcaGAGGACAGTGATAATGCGCTGTATGATTACATGGCAGT ATATAAAAAAAGCTGTCCTCAGAGTAGAAGAAGTTTGAAATCAAGCCGCCCACGCTATGGGGCTGTCGCTTCCTTTTTGCAATCACTGGTCACTCAGGCAGAACCTCGCTTTGCGATGTTTGGTCCAGGTTTGGAAGAGCTGGACAACTCGTTAGTGCAAAAGATGATGACATGCCCAGAAATTCTGCTAGTAGCCGGCCTACTACAAAGACAAATTCATG GAATTGGATCAGGAGTCAGTTTTCAgtttaataacaataaaaaattcAATATTCTGACATTGTATTCCACTACCAG TGTGGAAAGGAGGAGAGCAAGGGAAGAGCAAGCTGTTGCTGTGAATAAGATGTTCTACCAAGAGAACAGCATAGTAGGGAATCAGCAAGCCATGCGCTACAGTGTCATAGCTCAAGTTAAAAAGGTGTGCGAAGTAGTTGATGGATTCATTTATGTTGCTAATGCAGAAGCTCATAAAA agCATGATCGTCAAGAGGAACTGGCTCGTATTTTGGCAATGATTGATCCAGCCCTTGGGCCTCCAAACAGACCTCTGCTAGTTTTGTCGTGTGTCTCTCACATTGATGTGAACAGAATTCCGTGTGTTTACATGGCACATCAGTTGCAACTAAATCTGCTACGTCAGCCCTGGATG gtgCAGGACACAGTAGCTGCAACTTTAGCTGGATTAATGAATGGAATTGAGTGGCTCCTGGAAGAAGTGAATTGTAAAAATGCACAGTAA
- the RIMOC1 gene encoding RAB7A-interacting MON1-CCZ1 complex subunit 1 isoform X1, giving the protein MKRHLLYFQHGRYLALPKFMKCAIGQKIGDSLTPLTKDTFLAKGSAALDELKDLCKEGNELPSTLLQLYAQAVLDITYFEENQLVDEDFPEESSLQKVEELICILSEPEDLVRECNIKEEAINILGAELLECLYWRKGALLYMYCHTAKERSEWLRENIAIFKKCLSDGVRYLMKMLSLRCPLPLNEDVSFQDKDTARLLSEGVFSDTHLLAMMYSGEMCYWGLQHCGEGKQESLETIDSVSNSDLGCSLQSVSLDFRETGKNLLTKYVAVCEGPLKGQGWNTTTAKQILCYFVKSHN; this is encoded by the exons ATGAAGCGCCATCTCCTCTACTTTCAG CATGGAAGATATTTAGCACTTCCGAAGTTCATGAAGTGTGCCATTGGACAAAAAATTGGAGATAGTCTCACTCCTTTAACCAAAG ATACCTTCCTGGCAAAGGGCTCTGCTGCTCTGGATGAATTGAAGGACCTCTGTAAAGAAGGGAATGAACTTCCTTCCACGCTTTTGCAGCTCTATGCGCAG GCTGTCTTAGACATTACATATTTTGAGGAAAACCAGCTTGTGGATGAAGATTTTCCAGAAGAATCTTCCTTGCAGAAAGTTGAAGAACTTATTTGCATTCTTTCAGAACCAGAAGACCTAGTGAGGGAGTGCAACATAAAGGAAGAA GCCATCAACATCCTTGGTGCAGAGTTGTTAGAATGCCTttactggagaaaaggagcccTGCTTTACATGTATTGTCATACAGCAAAAGAAAGGAGTGAATGGCTACGAGAGAACATTGCTATATTTAAAAAG TGTCTTAGTGATGGAGTTCGTTACTTGATGAAGATGCTTAGCTTGAGATGCCCTCTTCCACTAAATGAAGATGTCTCATTTCAAGATAAAGACACAGCTAGATTACTCAGTGAAG gtGTATTTAGTGACACTCACTTACTGGCGATGATGTACAGTGGAGAAATGTGCTACTGGGGACTACAACACTGTGGAGaagggaagcaggaaagccttgAAACAATAGATTCCGTCTCTAACAGTGACCTGGGCTGCAGTTTACAGAGTGTGTCGCTGGATTTCCGAGAAACCGGCAAAAACTTGTTAACAAAGTATGTGGCCGTATGTGAGGGACCTTTAAAAGGCCAAGGGTGGAACACAACAACTGCAAAACAAATCTTGTGTTACTTTGTGAAATCCCACAACTGA
- the RIMOC1 gene encoding RAB7A-interacting MON1-CCZ1 complex subunit 1 isoform X2, producing MAAAGGAEAGDAVSALRPRLVALGRRLGAPGGAGGEDTFLAKGSAALDELKDLCKEGNELPSTLLQLYAQAVLDITYFEENQLVDEDFPEESSLQKVEELICILSEPEDLVRECNIKEEAINILGAELLECLYWRKGALLYMYCHTAKERSEWLRENIAIFKKCLSDGVRYLMKMLSLRCPLPLNEDVSFQDKDTARLLSEGVFSDTHLLAMMYSGEMCYWGLQHCGEGKQESLETIDSVSNSDLGCSLQSVSLDFRETGKNLLTKYVAVCEGPLKGQGWNTTTAKQILCYFVKSHN from the exons atggcggcggcggggggcgccgAGGCGGGGGACGCTGTGTCCGCGCTGCGGCCGCGGCTGGTGGCGCTGGGCCGGCGGCTGGGCGCGCCCGGTGGAGCGGGCGGCGAGG ATACCTTCCTGGCAAAGGGCTCTGCTGCTCTGGATGAATTGAAGGACCTCTGTAAAGAAGGGAATGAACTTCCTTCCACGCTTTTGCAGCTCTATGCGCAG GCTGTCTTAGACATTACATATTTTGAGGAAAACCAGCTTGTGGATGAAGATTTTCCAGAAGAATCTTCCTTGCAGAAAGTTGAAGAACTTATTTGCATTCTTTCAGAACCAGAAGACCTAGTGAGGGAGTGCAACATAAAGGAAGAA GCCATCAACATCCTTGGTGCAGAGTTGTTAGAATGCCTttactggagaaaaggagcccTGCTTTACATGTATTGTCATACAGCAAAAGAAAGGAGTGAATGGCTACGAGAGAACATTGCTATATTTAAAAAG TGTCTTAGTGATGGAGTTCGTTACTTGATGAAGATGCTTAGCTTGAGATGCCCTCTTCCACTAAATGAAGATGTCTCATTTCAAGATAAAGACACAGCTAGATTACTCAGTGAAG gtGTATTTAGTGACACTCACTTACTGGCGATGATGTACAGTGGAGAAATGTGCTACTGGGGACTACAACACTGTGGAGaagggaagcaggaaagccttgAAACAATAGATTCCGTCTCTAACAGTGACCTGGGCTGCAGTTTACAGAGTGTGTCGCTGGATTTCCGAGAAACCGGCAAAAACTTGTTAACAAAGTATGTGGCCGTATGTGAGGGACCTTTAAAAGGCCAAGGGTGGAACACAACAACTGCAAAACAAATCTTGTGTTACTTTGTGAAATCCCACAACTGA